In Huiozyma naganishii CBS 8797 chromosome 5, complete genome, the genomic window TCCcgcttctcctcctccagcTTCTTATCCTTCATGTTCTTGCGCTTTCTCGCAGTCTCTGCCCTGCGTAACTGGGCCTCCTGCGCGGCATCTTCTGGTTCGCGAGACTCGTCAGCGTCCTCCCGAGgctcctcctcttcctcttcctcctcctcttcttcatcatcaatgGGTTCTTCACCGATATCCTCTGGGATTccgtcgtcttcgtcgtcgtcatcgccgATCATCTCATCATCTTGAGATCGAGCATCTGgaaactcttcctcctcctcttcctcttgaCCACCGTCTGTGTCGACGCTCTCTGGCACGTACTGCACAGTTTTCCGCTTTCTCAACGACGTTCTGAGATGCGACTGACCCTTCGTATCTTGCACTCTCAACCTCCGGGACTTCGCCGTTTTCCCATTGGGTCTCCTGGGGGCTTCATCCACCCagtcgtcgtcgccgtTGACATCTATATCGACGTATTCctcgctgctgctgctgtcgtCGCTATTGCCCTTCATTTGCACTACTGAAAAAACCCCACTGAGTCAGAACACAACCCACCAATACGAGAGACACCGTTCACGCCTTCCACTAACCGTCTCGACCCTCTGTTCGTCTCTTCGTCTCTTCGTCTCTTCGTCTGTTTCACAATTTGAACAATATCAAACCGTTTGATGATCTCACGACGGCATCTCGAAGACCCCACAGGGTAGTCGTTCTAAACACTGGGACACTGCTATTATTGCCATTCACACACTCTGGTATGCTGCTACGATTGGTCAAGTCCGCAGCGTACATTCACCCGACCACGGTCGCCGCAGAGAACGTCCCAGGGTACCTCATCGTGGCGTCCACTCGCGAGGATCAGTCGCTATACATCGGTTGGATTGCCGATTCGCTGCTGGGACCCGGCATCAGAAAATGGCTGCTTGAGATGGAGTTGAAACTGGTCGAGTCGACCTCCGTTAGGGCGACTGGCGCCTTCAGGGACCTCTGGAAGAGTTCCCAGGGGAGGTCGCACTCATTTAAAGTTGCGCTTACCGCTGTGTACTCCGTCGAGTTCCGCCCGCCCAGTTCGTCTGGGTGGTGGCACGGGTCCCTGATTGTGTACCCAAGGGACGACCACTTGGTGCTCCCCGCGGTGTTCCTACACGACGCACAGTGCCCCTCGACGGTCCTCAGAGAGAAGATCCTTAGCAGGAACTTTGACCCGTTCGACAAAGAGGTGGGGCTTCATTGGGGGGGTGTAGACGTGCTTAACTGTCTTAAGGGTGCCGCGGAACTCCGCAGGACGGAGGCCAACCCGAGCGTCTGGTTGGTGAACCCAACACTCGATGACCTGAGAAACTACAATGGGGACGGAGTCGTCGAGACCCCGCAGTTGAACCCTGACATTCCTGGCGGGACAGGGGAGTCCCTATGGGAGGCTACGAAATGGTCAGTGCTGGCCAAAGTCGCCGACTTCACCGCTCGTACGAGTAAGTTCGTCAGCGGTGTATTAAACTCTGGCGGTGACGGCGGCGCTGTGCCCCGGAGTCTGCTTGCGGATCGCGTCGTGGACGACTTTGATGCAGCAAGGGTGTACATGGCGAAATGGTCCCTTGGGGTTAAGCAGGAGGCTCAACGGTACCAGCTGACGAACCGGCTGGACTCCGCGTATATTACGACTCTATCGCATGAGGTCGGGTTCGACGTCTCGAGGGACCAACAGTTCACGCCGACGGAGATGAACGTTGCTACACAGAGAGGGTTCACGCTTACGGCGCTTAAGTGGCGGTCGCTGTTCGACTTGCAAGGCAGGCTCAGCGTGACTGTCGGAGAGGTCAAGGACTTCATCTTCCATGGCGGGGTCGCCCCAGAGATCAGGAGTGAGGTGTGGCTGTTCCTCCTTGGTGTGTACCCATGGGACTCCTCTAGGGACGAGCGTGTCCAAATCAGCGAGACCCTAAGACAATCGTACCTTGAATTGAAGAACGAGTGGGTGTTCCGCACTCCGGAGTCGTACGACACGGAGTACTGGGAGGACCAAGTGTTCCGGATCGAGAAGGATGTCCTGAGAAACGACAGAGATATCCCGCTGTACAAGCACAATACGGGCGATGGGCAAACGGCCAGTGAGGACGCTTCTGAGGATCAAGAGCTAGAGGAGGCCGGTGCACGTTCTCACTGGATCATCAAAAACCCACATTTGCTCAAGCTAAGGGACATTCTTAAGACATACAACGTTTACAACAAGGATCTCGGGTACGTGCAAGGCATGTGCGATCTTGTTTCCCCGCTGTACAGCGTCGTCCAAGACGAACCTTTCGCGTTCTGGTGCTTTGCGCACTTCATGGATCGCATGGAGCGGAATTTCTTGAGGGACCAATCTGGGATCTGCGACCAGATGATCACTCTGACTGAGCTCGTGCAGTTGCTCCTGCCGGAACTATACGAGCACCTACAGGCGTGCGACTCTGAAAACTTGTTCTTTTGCTTCCGGATGCTTCTCGTGTGGTTCAAGCGCGAGTTTGATTTTACAGAGGTCTGCTCGATCTGGGAAGTGTTCTGGACGGACTACTACTCGTCGCAATTCCAGCTGTTCTTCGCGCTCGCGATCCTACAGAAGAACGCGGCACCGATCATACAAAACCTGACACAGTTTGACCAGGTCATCAAGTACTTCAACGACCTGCAGGGC contains:
- the GYP7 gene encoding GTPase-activating protein GYP7 (similar to Saccharomyces cerevisiae GYP7 (YDL234C); ancestral locus Anc_2.30); this translates as MLLRLVKSAAYIHPTTVAAENVPGYLIVASTREDQSLYIGWIADSLLGPGIRKWLLEMELKLVESTSVRATGAFRDLWKSSQGRSHSFKVALTAVYSVEFRPPSSSGWWHGSLIVYPRDDHLVLPAVFLHDAQCPSTVLREKILSRNFDPFDKEVGLHWGGVDVLNCLKGAAELRRTEANPSVWLVNPTLDDLRNYNGDGVVETPQLNPDIPGGTGESLWEATKWSVLAKVADFTARTSKFVSGVLNSGGDGGAVPRSLLADRVVDDFDAARVYMAKWSLGVKQEAQRYQLTNRLDSAYITTLSHEVGFDVSRDQQFTPTEMNVATQRGFTLTALKWRSLFDLQGRLSVTVGEVKDFIFHGGVAPEIRSEVWLFLLGVYPWDSSRDERVQISETLRQSYLELKNEWVFRTPESYDTEYWEDQVFRIEKDVLRNDRDIPLYKHNTGDGQTASEDASEDQELEEAGARSHWIIKNPHLLKLRDILKTYNVYNKDLGYVQGMCDLVSPLYSVVQDEPFAFWCFAHFMDRMERNFLRDQSGICDQMITLTELVQLLLPELYEHLQACDSENLFFCFRMLLVWFKREFDFTEVCSIWEVFWTDYYSSQFQLFFALAILQKNAAPIIQNLTQFDQVIKYFNDLQGTMDWHDLMVRSELLFIRFKKMIDVMDRKQELATTTITTETSEEHRAPPNESQHLRRLLSRDIVIQREALIADGTPKSDLR
- the IES2 gene encoding Ies2p (similar to Saccharomyces cerevisiae IES2 (YNL215W); ancestral locus Anc_2.31), whose amino-acid sequence is MKGNSDDSSSSEEYVDIDVNGDDDWVDEAPRRPNGKTAKSRRLRVQDTKGQSHLRTSLRKRKTVQYVPESVDTDGGQEEEEEEEFPDARSQDDEMIGDDDDEDDGIPEDIGEEPIDDEEEEEEEEEEEPREDADESREPEDAAQEAQLRRAETARKRKNMKDKKLEEEKRDTINKLLKKRASKTRAHVDDNSRGSAAVDDAHAEPGALFKRQRRPYRSEGMRRTFRTGQLDLYCFD